The genomic window TGGCGCCGGCCATCTTGTAGATATCCTCGGTCGCCTCGGCACGGATAACATCGATGATGTCGTCGACCGTGATAATACCCTTGAGCTTGTTGGCATCATCGACAACCGGTACGGCCAGGATGTTGTACTTTTCGACAACCTTGGCCACCTCTTCCTGGTCCATATCGATGCGGACGCTGATCACATCGCCGGCCATGATATCCTTGAGCTTGCGCGCCGGTGAAACCGTGAGCAGCTTGCGCAGGGAGAGGATGCCGACCAGCTGATCGTGCGCGTTGGTCACGTAGAGATAGAAGACCATCTCGGCGTCTTCCTGCTCCTGCAGGGCGGCGATCGCTTCCTTGACCGTCAGCTCCTCCTGCAGCGAAAAGAACTCGGTCGCCATGATGCCGCCGGCGGTCTCTTCGTCGTACTGCAGCAGTTGCTCGATTTCATGCGAGTCCTCGTCTTCCATGTGCTTGAGGATTTCACTCGCCAGCTCGTCCGGAAGGTTCTGAATGACGTCGGCCGCATCGTCGTAGGCCATCTCTTCAAGGACTTCGGTAATCTCTTCCTTTTTCAGTTCGGACAGCAGTTCGGCTCCGACCTCGGGATCAAGCTCGGAGACAACGGTTGCCGACGTTTCGGTGTCCTTGATCAGGTTGAACAGAATATGCTGGTCGGGAAGCTCAAGTTCGCGAAACAGGTAGGCGACATCGGCCGGATGGCTCTTGGCAAGCACCTTGGCGATATTGTGGTGTGCGTCTCTTCGGATCAGCCGCTTGACAGTTTCAATGAGTATTTGATGGCGGTGTTCCATTAGTGATTCTCCAAGAGACTGAAAACAGGAAGGAAACGTCCCAACCTAACACCCGACAACGCGGAATGTCAACGCTTCGAAATAAATAAAGGATTGAAATATTTACAAAAGTTTTACCCCGCCGGCGTGGTAAAAGAGGGATAATCTCAGATATTAAAGTTGGCCTCCGCCAATTAGAGGAGATCGATATGGGATTGCTTTCAAGCGAGAACCTGACCAGCCGAACATCCGAATCGAACTACACAACCGGCGAGGAAATCGCTAACGGCATCACGCACGGCATCGGCGCCGGGTTATCTATCGCCGGCCTCGTGCTCCTCGTATACTACGCCGCCGTTTATGGCAACGCCTGGCACATCGTCAGCTGTGCGATCTACGGCACCACCCTGGTGCTGCTTTATACGGTCTCGACCCTCTACCACAGCATTCCGTCGCCCAGAGTGAAATCGGTGATGCAGATTCTCGATCATTCGGCCATCTTCCTGCTGATCGCCGGCACCTACACCCCCTTCACCCTGGTCAGCCTGCGCGGCCCCTGGGGTTGGAGTCTGCTCGGGGTGATCTGGGGAGCGGCACTCCTCGGCATCCTGTTTCAGACTGCGCTGCAGAAAAGCTGGGTCGCCCTGACGGTCGGACTCTATATCCTGATGGGCTGGGCGGTCATTGTCGCCATCCAGCCGCTGCTTTCAGCGGTACCCGCCGAGGCCTTCGTGCTGCTCCTCGCCGGCGGACTCGCCTATACCCTCGGCACCCTCTTCTTCATCTGGAAGCAGCTGAAGTTTCATCACGCGATCTGGCACCTGTTCGTACTCGCCGGCAGTGCCCTGCATTTCTTTGCGGTGTTCTATTACGTGATCCCGGCGTAAGGCTGGAGGCTGGAGGCTGGAGGCTGGTACTTAGCGTAAATCAAAAAATACCAAAATCAACAACTTCCCTTCGGCAAGCCTCCACAGCTGAATCAAACTCATGTCATCCCCGTGAAAACGGGGACCCATTTTAACTCATTTTAAAAAGTACACATGGATTCCCGGTCAAGCCGGGAATGACAGCCGAAACAAAAAAGGTTCTTCGCAGATTAGAGTGAATACAACGTTAGACTCCTCCTTCAGCTGGCTCAGGACAGTCAAGAAAAGTCAGGATCCGGTCGTTCGATACCGGCGGTCTTGATTGGTTTTGTTTATGGCGGCACCTGTTAGATGGGGACACTTCCCGAAGTTCTGGGAAGTGTCCCCGGAGAAATATTTACGTTGGGAGAACCGCGCGGTCGCGGCCGCGCACTCCGCCATACTCTTTTATTGAGCCATAAAAGAGTATGCAGAAAACGGCTCCCTTGCAGGGGCTTTTTTGTCCGGTCTGGGTTACTTTTGTTCAACTTTGCTGCTCAGGAGTTTGCCTTGAGGCAAACGCGTTACGTCGCTGTGGCGGTTGCGGTCGGGCTGCGGTTCAGTGATCGCGCTGGCGGAAGCGACCTCAAGAGCAATGGGGGCAAGTCAAAGGCTTTGCTTTTAAAGTTTTGAGACTTTTCCTGGTTTTCTCTGACAGCTGACAGCTTAAAACTTACAGCTGTCTTATATGTAAAACCGCCAAGCAAGTGGATTTTCATCCGACGTTCAGGTAACGCCAGTGACTGACGGATTAAAATCCGCGAAGTGAGGGAACCCGCATCATTAGGGCGGACTTGCTGGGGTGTCATTCTTTTGCTTACTTTTCTTGGACAAGCCCTTCGGCTGGCTCAGGACAGGCAAGAAAAGTAAGGAGCACGCCGGGCGATGCCGGCTAACTGGAATTATGCTTTCATGGTGCGATTGAAAAAGTATGGCGGTATTTGGGTGCGCACCATTTATTCCCGATAAAACGCGATGAACCACAACCAAGGGCCGCCCGAACGGGCGGCCCTTGGTTTTTTGCATCAGCATATAAACCTAGAAATGATAAACGAAGCGGAAGTTGATCCGATCCCCTTCCGGCCGGTCATTCGCCCTGAATTCCTTGTAGATATTGGCAAACAGGTGCATATCCTTTGAAAAATGATAGACCGCACCCGGGCCGATGGCGACGACACTTTCATCATCGCCGGAGTCGTTTCCGTTAATTTTCGTATCGGTGAGCTGCTCGAAGAAGTAGCCGTTGACGCCAACCCGCAGCTCTTTCGGCATCAGTTCGTAGGCAACGGCCCAGTTGCCGTGCAGCGCCATCCCCGGCTCAAGATCGGCTTTTCCGGGACCAAAATCGCCATTCTCGCCATTCCAGAGGAAGTGCAGGCGCCACGATGCGGTCACCTTCGGAGCGGGGAAAATCGTCGCCGCCCAGTAGGGGTTGAACGAGAAGTGGTTACTCGACTGATTCAGCAATTTATTATTATCATAGTCCCCGGTCGGCAGGATCAGCTGCAGCTCGACCCGGTTGAGCATGAACGGGCCGTTTTTGCCCATGATCGGATCCCACTGCAGATAGGGGCCGATCAGCAGGTCGCCGATACCGCTGCCGTTATTCGGTAGATTCGAATCGATATCGACAAACGGCACCATCACGTTGATACCCCATCTGGCGTCGGGAAACAGCAGCTCCTGGTTCGACTGGTAGGTGTACTGGTTCATCAGCACGAAGACGTCGACATCACCGCCGGGGATACCATCGAGATCGTCACTGGTATAGTACTGCAGGTACTCCTGCACGTAGTGGCCGGGGCCGGCCGGCGGCGCGCCGTCGAGAAAGCTGGTGAAGCCGAGATTGACATTCGGTTGGAAATAAGCGAATGCCGGAGCAGCG from Desulfuromonas sp. includes these protein-coding regions:
- the mgtE gene encoding magnesium transporter, whose protein sequence is MEHRHQILIETVKRLIRRDAHHNIAKVLAKSHPADVAYLFRELELPDQHILFNLIKDTETSATVVSELDPEVGAELLSELKKEEITEVLEEMAYDDAADVIQNLPDELASEILKHMEDEDSHEIEQLLQYDEETAGGIMATEFFSLQEELTVKEAIAALQEQEDAEMVFYLYVTNAHDQLVGILSLRKLLTVSPARKLKDIMAGDVISVRIDMDQEEVAKVVEKYNILAVPVVDDANKLKGIITVDDIIDVIRAEATEDIYKMAGASDEELILGYKSFRIARLRLPWLLTNLLGGVVTGYLMWKFRITLESVIALITFIPVITGMGGNVGGQSATIVVRGFATGRIEMSAIRRVMFKEIRVGLIMGGVCGMTVGAIAWFWHGNPYLGIVVGLAMVIAMTVAATMGVMAPAFFKKIGVDPAIAAAPFVQTANDITGIMIYFGMATFFLQMLN
- a CDS encoding hemolysin III — encoded protein: MGLLSSENLTSRTSESNYTTGEEIANGITHGIGAGLSIAGLVLLVYYAAVYGNAWHIVSCAIYGTTLVLLYTVSTLYHSIPSPRVKSVMQILDHSAIFLLIAGTYTPFTLVSLRGPWGWSLLGVIWGAALLGILFQTALQKSWVALTVGLYILMGWAVIVAIQPLLSAVPAEAFVLLLAGGLAYTLGTLFFIWKQLKFHHAIWHLFVLAGSALHFFAVFYYVIPA
- a CDS encoding phenol degradation protein meta; amino-acid sequence: MKILRNLIVAAALLVIAAPAFAYFQPNVNLGFTSFLDGAPPAGPGHYVQEYLQYYTSDDLDGIPGGDVDVFVLMNQYTYQSNQELLFPDARWGINVMVPFVDIDSNLPNNGSGIGDLLIGPYLQWDPIMGKNGPFMLNRVELQLILPTGDYDNNKLLNQSSNHFSFNPYWAATIFPAPKVTASWRLHFLWNGENGDFGPGKADLEPGMALHGNWAVAYELMPKELRVGVNGYFFEQLTDTKINGNDSGDDESVVAIGPGAVYHFSKDMHLFANIYKEFRANDRPEGDRINFRFVYHF